The following are encoded together in the Lathyrus oleraceus cultivar Zhongwan6 chromosome 3, CAAS_Psat_ZW6_1.0, whole genome shotgun sequence genome:
- the LOC127126220 gene encoding peroxidase A2 translates to MFCSTLYSILAVLILLNPSNAQLISTFYSNSCPNVSSIVRNVVQQALQNDSRIGASLIRLHFHDCFVNGCDASVLLDQGGNITLSEKNATPNNNSARGFNVVDNIKTSVENSCPSVVSCADILALAAEASVFLAGGPSWNVQLGRRDGLIANQSGANTSIPAPTESLANLTAKFTAVGLNSSDLVALSGAHTFGRAQCRFFNQRLFNFSNTGKPDATLNSTYLATLQQNCPQNGNGNRINNLDPSTPNNLDNNYFKNLLNNRGLLQTDQELFSTNGAATISIVNMFAKNQTAFFEAFVQSMIKMGNIGPLVGNRGEVRSDCKKVNGS, encoded by the exons ATGTTTTGCTCTACTCTTTATTCCATTTTGGCAGTGCTAATCCTTCTCAATCCATCAAATGCTCAATTAATTTCAACCTTCTACTCCAACTCATGCCCCAATGTTTCTTCCATAGTGAGAAATGTTGTTCAACAAGCTCTGCAAAATGATTCTCGTATCGGCGCGAGCCTAATCCGTCTTCACTTTCATGATTGCTTTGTTAAT GGTTGTGATGCATCTGTTTTGTTAGATCAAGGTGGCAACATAACACTTAGTGAGAAAAATGCTACTCCGAACAATAATTCAGCTCGTGGCTTTAATGTTGTTGACAACATTAAAACCTCAGTTGAAAACTCATGTCCTTCTGTAGTGTCTTGTGCTGATATTCTTGCTCTTGCCGCGGAAGCGTCCGTGTTTTTG GCCGGAGGTCCATCGTGGAATGTACAACTTGGCCGAAGAGATGGCCTAATTGCAAACCAATCTGGCGCGAACACCTCCATCCCCGCTCCAACCGAAAGCTTAGCCAATCTCACTGCCAAATTTACCGCGGTTGGCTTAAACAGTAGTGATCTAGTTGCTTTATCAG GTGCACATACATTTGGTCGTGCACAATGTAGATTTTTCAACCAGAGACTATTCAACTTCAGCAACACAGGTAAACCTGATGCAACACTGAATTCAACATATCTAGCTACTCTACAACAAAACTGTCCACAAAATGGAAATGGCAACAGAATTAACAATCTCGATCCTTCAACTCCGAATAATTTGGATAACAACTACTTCAAGAATCTTCTCAACAATCGAGGCCTTCTTCAAACAGACCAAGAGTTGTTTTCCACTAATGGTGCTGCCACAATCTCCATTGTTAACATGTTTGCCAAGAACCAAACAGCTTTTTTTGAAGCATTTGTTCAGTCCATGATTAAGATGGGGAATATTGGACCGTTGGTCGGAAATCGAGGTGAAGTTAGATCTGATTGTAAGAAAGTTAATGGAAGTTGA